GACTGAGCCCAGAGGCCTTGGTGCCGGTTTTGCGAATGCAGAGGAGAGCAGGGCGACCCCAGGAGGGTGAGCAAGATGTTTATGGCAACAGGAACAGCGGGACAGCGAGCCCAAGAGGGAGGACTCCACCCCCAGTCAGTGCCCCACCGCAGGGAGCCTCAGCCTCAATGAGGGTCGGACTCACCAGCTGTTTCGAGGCTTTTATTGCCCCTGGGGATGGGGGCCAACCGGGCAGGGAGTGCAGGTGGGCCTGTGGGGACCCCTGGAAAGGCCGCGGTGGGTCATCCCTGTGCCTGACAGCGACTGTCACCCGGGGTACCCAGCCAGGCTTGGGCAGGTGGACAGGTCGGTCACCAGCACAGGACACCGGGGCAGTACTTGTCAATGAGCCCCTGGTAGTAGGGCCGCAGCTCGTCCACGTCCGGCAGGTCGGAGCCCTTGGTGTAGAGATCGAACTTGCTGCAGCGGGAGGGACAGCGCTCCGTGAAGCAGCCCCcaaggccccgccccgccccgcccccagccccccaaggGCACGACCGTACTTGAACTCCTGCACCCAGGGCAGCATGGCCAGGTCCTGCTCGTTGCACAGTTGCCGGTAGTCGCCGCCCGTGTGCCACGGGTAGAAGGAGTGGAAGCGGATGATGTAGAAGGCCTGGGGCGGGAGGAGCCACACCGACGGCTCtaggcggggcggggcgggggcggggcgggggcggggcccttGGCGTTGCTCCTCCCCCCAACCTACCTCTCCTGGGAGGGAGAATTTGTTGAACTTCATCATCTGGTACATGTACtctgtgggagggaaggagggagggagggtgtcaCCACTAGGCATCCGGTTCGGGGAGGGCCCACCGCGCTCCCGCGGTTCCAGCGTCTCTAACTGGCCTCACCATCGTGGCCCCAGGACATCAGGACATTCTCGAGCCCACAGTGGGGCTGGTACATGCCAAGCTCTGTGCTGCAGGGTGAGATGAGAGGGTGAGAGGGGGTCaggagccctggggagggaggagcacCGGCGAGGCAGGCTCACCTGTAGACAGGGTCCTGAAGGTCAGGGTTATCCTGGAAGGTAGAGTCGCAGAAAACCACAGAGGCCTGCGGACGGCAGCCCACAGGGAAGGTGTCTCCAACGACGGCCCACTGGAGGGACGGGCGGCTGTGGGTGAGCGCGACTGGCCTGCCCATCAAGTGGTGTCCAGACCCCAGGGCCGAGGCCGCCCAGTGCCCCACCCTGCgcacccctctccccactcctcacCTGGGGTTCCCCTGCCAGAACCAGGACCTTCCCCAGGTCATGCAGGAGCCCGACGAGGTGGAACCAGTctgggagagaggccagggcaggCTGGAGGGGGGAtgcagggcccagggcagaggaggggctggggcgggggggggggcagggccaggcccccAGCACCCCGGGCAGGCGGGGGAGCACACCTTTGTCAGGGTGGGCCTTCCGGATGCCCTCGGCCGTCTGGAAGGCGTGGAAGGAGTTGGGGAAGTCCACGTCGGGGTCGGACTCGTCCACCAGCCCGTCTAGCATGTCCACGGCCTCCAAGACAGTCATTCTCTTGTAGGAGAAGCCCCCGAACTGGGCGTGCTGGGCCAGGAAGGGAGAGGTCAGGGTGGCCCCAGGGCCGGCCCTCAGGAGGGGTTCGCGCTAGGAGTCCGGCAACTACCTTCTTCCTGACGAAGTCCACGGTCTGCCACGTGTGCATCAGCTTGTAGGTGCGGAAGACCCGGTCCAGCAGCGGGCCAGACTGCGAGTCAGAGGGTCAGCCAGGCAGCCCGCCAGCCCCTGCTCCTCACCCCAGGGGGCCactgcctcccctctcccaggCCCGGCCCCGAGGTGTGAAGAGGGCATCCCCAGGGTGGCCCCGGGAGCCGTGCCAGGGGACAGGTGCTGCTCTCCCCAAggagcgggggtgggagggggtctcACCGTGTAGTTTCGGAAGCTGCCCTTGTCTTTGGCCGCCTCTGGGTCCATATCAGGCCGATAGACCTGGGAAGGGTCTGGGTCCTGGTTGGGCGGGGGAGCAAACGCGTTTCACCGAGACGCCTTGGCGAGCCTGAGGTGAGATTGCGGCTCTCCGGGCGCCTTACCTGCCGGCGGATGCCGCAGAGGCCTGCTTCCAGGTGATGCGCAGATGCGGGCACACAGTACCCCCACCCGCGTCTCAAGGCCTGGGTCCAAGGGGAGCTCAGGGCTCGGATGGTGACCATGGCCCCAGCCAGACCACTACAGAAGGAGGGGGACCTTGGACCAGATGAAGGCCAGGAACCCGCGGGAAGAGGGCCTGGCGCTGCCTTTCCCTGAGGGAGCAGCTGCTGGTGCGAGGCCTGGGATACTCACCTTCATCCTGAGAGGGGGCAGTGCCGGCGAGTGGGCAAGCCCGCCCCAGGCCTGTGTGCCCCTATATATGCCCACAGGTTACATAAGTGACCGGACACCACCCAGCCCCTTGGCCCTGGCCTTCGGTAATGAGTGACCATCCACCCTCCTCCTGGCCTCAGCGAGTTAATGTGTcagcacaggagcagccccagtgGCCcggctccccccccgccccggccactGACCTGCCTGGGAGGTCAAGTCTGCTTGCAGCCAGCTCTGCTCTGGCCCCACAAGCTTTAAACACTTCCAGGCCCCAGTAGGCCCCTCCCTCCCAACACCTTATCCCCAGGCACCTGGGGtttggggcagggtggggcatatttcagaaaaagttattttgaagCTTGTTAAGATGGGAGGAAGACTTTATTGGGAGATGTGCTgtagggaggagggagggtggcagAGGAGATAAAGGGTGGGGAATTCTCGCTAAACTGACTTAGCGGGATTCTGGCTGCAGGCGGGTCGGCTGGTGAGGTCAGGGTGGGATTCCTGCTAATACCGGTGAGGCCTGCGGGAGCCCCAGGGCTCAAGTTCCGTTGCGTTGCGTAAGGGGTCTTCATCTGGCTCTTTGGGTCAGAGCAGGGAGGAATTCACAGCCCTTGTCATGTGCGGGCTGGCCTAGGCCATGCGGACACAGCAGGGACCACGGGGCTTGGGTGGACGGTCCGTCCGTCTGAGCGCCGAGCATCGTCAGGGTAGGGTCTCAGGCGGGAGAGGACAGTGGGCAGGTGCGAGGCCCTGGTCTCCAAGGGGTTCTTCCTGCCCGTGCTAAGGATCAGCCGGGGGTGCTGGGGCCCCTCATCTAAGGTGGCAGAGTACCCCCGGCCCCCGTGAGCCCATAGCACCTCCTCTTCCCCACACACAGGCGTCCCTCACTGCTTCCGGGGTTGAgttcccctgcctcctcctcccactgGGCTGTCAGCCTCAGGGTTGGGCGCATGTGCTTTATTCGCTGTTTCCACGAGTGCTCAGCCAATGTTTGCTGCAGGGATGGAGACGGGGCTCCAGGAACCATCACCCCAAAGCAGATGGTGGCTTGGACCAAGAGAAAGAGCAAAAGCTGGCT
Above is a window of Sus scrofa isolate TJ Tabasco breed Duroc chromosome 5, Sscrofa11.1, whole genome shotgun sequence DNA encoding:
- the MIOX gene encoding inositol oxygenase (The RefSeq protein has 2 substitutions compared to this genomic sequence); amino-acid sequence: MKDPDPSQVYRPDMDPEAAKDKGSFRNYTSGPLLDRVFRTYKLMHTWQTVDFVRKKHAQFGGFSYKRMTVLEAVDMLDGLVDESDPDVDFPNSFHAFQTAEGIRKAHPDKDWFHLVGLLHDLGKVLVLAGEPQWAVVGDTFPVGCRPQASVVFCDSTFQDNPDLQDPVYSTELGMYQPHCGLENALMSWGHDEYMYQMMKFNKFSLPGEAFYIIRFHSFYPWHTGGDYRQLCNEQDLAMLPWVQEFNKFDLYTKGSDMPDVDELRPYYQGLIDKYCPGVLCW
- the MIOX gene encoding inositol oxygenase isoform X1; the protein is MVTIRALSSPWTQALRRGWGYCVPASAHHLEAGLCGIRRQDPDPSQVYRPDMDPEAAKDKGSFRNYTSGPLLDRVFRTYKLMHTWQTVDFVRKKHAQFGGFSYKRMTVLEAVDMLDGLVDESDPDVDFPNSFHAFQTAEGIRKAHPDKDWFHLVGLLHDLGKVLVLAGEPQWAVVGDTFPVGCRPQASVVFCDSTFQDNPDLQDPVYSTELGMYQPHCGLENVLMSWGHDEYMYQMMKFNKFSLPGEAFYIIRFHSFYPWHTGGDYRQLCNEQDLAMLPWVQEFNKFDLYTKGSDLPDVDELRPYYQGLIDKYCPGVLCW